DNA from Acidobacteriota bacterium:
CAGGCCACCGAAGCCGATGTCGTAGGCCCAGCCGTCACCGCCGACGATCCACACCGTCTTGCGGACCAGACGATCGGCCAGACCCAGCAGATCCCGCGCCTCGGGCGAGTGATCCGTGGCCAGCCGCGTCTTCAGGTCCTTGACCCGTTCACGCTGGGCGTCGATGTCGTCCATACCGTCAAGCAGCGCATCGACCCGCTCCTGGCCGATCGTCGACTTCATCCGGACCAGTAGCTCGCGGGCATACTCGATCTGCTTGTCCAGCGTGACACGCATCCCCAGGCCGAACTCGGCGTTGTCCTCGAACAGAGAGTTGGACCAGGCGGGACCGCGACCTTCCTTGTTGACCGACCAGGGTGTCGTCGGCAGGTTGCCGCCGTAGATACTGGAACAGCCGGTGGCGTTGGCGATCATCGAGCGATCGCCGAACAGCTGGCTGACAAGCTTCAGGTAGGGCGTCTCGCCACAACCCGCACAGGCCCCCGAGAACTCGAACAGCGGATCCAGAAGCTGAACGTTCTTCACCTGCGCCAGCGGCAGGTCGCTCTCCGGGCGGTTGGCCGGGAGATCGCTGAAGAACTGCCAGTGCTGTCGTGCCTGTTCACGAAGCGGCTCGACCGCCTCCATGTTGATCGCCTTGAGGCCGACCGCCTGCTTGTTCTTGGCGGGGCAGATCTCTACACACAGTCGGCAGCCGGTGCAGTCCTCGACGGCGACCTGCAGCGTGTACTGCTGGTCGGAACGCTCGCGCCAACGGGCCTTCGCCGCCAGGAAACCGTCCGGCGCCGTCTTCAGTTCCCTGGGGTCCAGCAGCTTGCCGCGAATCACCGCGTGGGGACAGACCAGCACGCACTTGCCACACTGGATACAGGTGTCGGGGTCCCAGACGGGCACCTCCCGGGCGATGTTGCGTTTCTCCCACTGGGCCGTTCCACTCGGGTACGTTCCGTCCACCGGCAAGGCGCTGACGGGGAGCCCGTCGCCGCTACCTGCGATCATCGCTCCGGTCACCTCGCGCACGAACGTCGGCGCGTGTTCCGCGACCGGCAGTGGCATCTTGATGCCGCTGTCGGCGGAGGAGCGCACCGCGATCTCGTGGAGCTGTCCCAGGCTGGCATCGACCGCGGCGAAATTACGGCGAACCACGATCTCGCCACGCTTGCCGTAGCTATCGCGGATCGCCTGCTTGATCATGTCGATCGCCTCGTCCCGCGGCAGCACGCCGCTGATGGCGAAGAAGCAGGTCTGCATGATCGTGTTGATCCGTGCGCCAAGCCCCAGCTCATTCGCGACACGGTAGGCATCGATGGCGTAGACCGACAGACACTTGTCGACGATCTGTTGCTGTACGGTCTGCGGCAGGTTCTGCCACACCTCGTCGGGTGGATACGGCGCGTTCAACAACACCGTGGCTCCGTCCTCGGCACAACCCAGCACGTCGTAGCGCGTCAGAAAACCGAACTGATGGACGCCGATGAAGTTGGCACGCCCGATCAGGTAGGCGCTCTTGATCGGCTGCGGCCCGAAGCGCAGGTGCGAGACGGTCCGCGCGCCGGCCTTCTTCGAGTCGTAGACGAAGTAGCCCTGCGCATGATTCGGCGTGCGCTCGCCGATGATCTTGATCGTGTTCTGGTTGGCGCCGACGGTCCCGTCGGAGCCCAGCCCCCAGAAGACGGCACGCATGACCTGGGCAGTCTCGGTCGTGTAGGACGGGTCGTACTCGATGCTTGTGTGGGTCACATCGTCGTGGATGCCGACGGTGAAGTGGTTGCGTGGTGCTTTCTTACGCAACAGGCAAAAGACACCCTTGACCATCGCCGGTGTGAACTCCTTCGACGACAGCCCGTAACGCCCACCGACGACATGCGGCAGCTTTCCCTTCCATGGTCCCTCGTGAAGCGCGGTGACCACATCCTGGTACAACGGTTCGCCGACCGAGCCCGGCTCCTTCGTGCGATCCAACACCGCGATGGACTCGACCGTGGTCGGCAACGCCTTCAGGAACGCCTGCACCGCGAACGGCCGATAGAGCCGCACCTTGACTACGCCGACCTTCTCTCCGCGAGAGCGCATGTGGGCGACGGTCTCGTCCACCGTCTCGGCGCCGGACCCCATCAACACCAGCACCCGCTTGGCGTCGGGCGCGCCGACATAGTCGAACAGC
Protein-coding regions in this window:
- the nifJ gene encoding pyruvate:ferredoxin (flavodoxin) oxidoreductase, with the translated sequence MKPVAVMMDGNEAAAHVAFRTNEIAAIYPITPSSPMGELADAWSARGETNLWGTVPRIIEMQSEGGAAGAVHGALQTGALTTTFTASQGLLLMLPNMYKIAGELTSTVFHVAARSVAAQALSIFGDHSDVMAARMTGWGMLFAGSVQEVMDFASIAQSATLASRVPMLHVFDGFRTSHEIAKVHRLTDAQLREMIDDELVRAHRDRGLSPDRPFIRGTAQNPDVFFQARESVNPYYLAAPEIVQQTMDRFAKVTGRKYRLFDYVGAPDAKRVLVLMGSGAETVDETVAHMRSRGEKVGVVKVRLYRPFAVQAFLKALPTTVESIAVLDRTKEPGSVGEPLYQDVVTALHEGPWKGKLPHVVGGRYGLSSKEFTPAMVKGVFCLLRKKAPRNHFTVGIHDDVTHTSIEYDPSYTTETAQVMRAVFWGLGSDGTVGANQNTIKIIGERTPNHAQGYFVYDSKKAGARTVSHLRFGPQPIKSAYLIGRANFIGVHQFGFLTRYDVLGCAEDGATVLLNAPYPPDEVWQNLPQTVQQQIVDKCLSVYAIDAYRVANELGLGARINTIMQTCFFAISGVLPRDEAIDMIKQAIRDSYGKRGEIVVRRNFAAVDASLGQLHEIAVRSSADSGIKMPLPVAEHAPTFVREVTGAMIAGSGDGLPVSALPVDGTYPSGTAQWEKRNIAREVPVWDPDTCIQCGKCVLVCPHAVIRGKLLDPRELKTAPDGFLAAKARWRERSDQQYTLQVAVEDCTGCRLCVEICPAKNKQAVGLKAINMEAVEPLREQARQHWQFFSDLPANRPESDLPLAQVKNVQLLDPLFEFSGACAGCGETPYLKLVSQLFGDRSMIANATGCSSIYGGNLPTTPWSVNKEGRGPAWSNSLFEDNAEFGLGMRVTLDKQIEYARELLVRMKSTIGQERVDALLDGMDDIDAQRERVKDLKTRLATDHSPEARDLLGLADRLVRKTVWIVGGDGWAYDIGFGGLDHVLASGRNVNLLVLDTEVYSNTGGQSSKATPLAAVAKYAAAGKPTPKKDLGLMAMGYGNVYVASIAMGAGDTQTVKAILEAESYDGPSLIIAYSHCIAHGIDMTKGLQQQKLAVDSGYWPLYRFDPRRDADGDNPLQLDSKAPSIPLETYAYNENRYRILKQSAPAQAATLMKAAQQVVTDRRRQYEELAEKRTRES